Proteins found in one Solitalea lacus genomic segment:
- a CDS encoding metallophosphoesterase encodes MNSGRIIFLVVFNLLLFCADLYVFQAFKAIHKNQSPERRKWYNRIYWFISIAFLLMAACSVFFSVARWFRTLSLVGFMLINFSKLFALPFILIDDIRRGSWWLYAKIRYPKQHFPEIKHEEPLLASNEHKISRSEFLSKAGIIAAAIPFSTMTFGIVEGVYDYKIKRVKLKLPNLPKSFEGLRLAQISDIHSGSFYNKRAVQGGVDLLLAEKPDMIFFTGDLVNDETSEVKDYIDIFNKVKAPLGVYSTLGNHDYGDYKQWSSAKAKQQNLEDLKTVHRKSLGWDLLMNENRIIEQGGEKIAIIGIENWGKGRFPKYGRMDLATKNTDDAAVKLLLSHDPSHWRMQVIPEYKNIDAMFAGHTHGMQFGIQMGDFQWSPIQYMYPEWAGLYTEGNQQLYVNVGYGFLGYPGRVGIYPEITIFELTRG; translated from the coding sequence ATGAACTCGGGTAGAATAATATTTCTTGTTGTTTTTAACCTCTTGCTTTTTTGCGCCGATCTGTATGTTTTTCAGGCGTTCAAGGCTATACATAAAAACCAATCTCCAGAAAGGCGTAAATGGTATAATCGTATTTACTGGTTTATAAGCATTGCCTTTTTACTGATGGCCGCTTGCAGCGTGTTTTTTAGTGTAGCTCGATGGTTCAGAACCTTGTCACTTGTTGGCTTCATGCTAATCAATTTTTCAAAATTGTTTGCGTTGCCATTCATTTTAATTGATGATATAAGAAGAGGTTCTTGGTGGCTATATGCCAAGATCAGATATCCTAAACAACACTTCCCAGAGATTAAACATGAAGAGCCTCTCCTGGCTTCAAATGAGCATAAAATTTCTCGGTCAGAGTTTCTAAGCAAAGCTGGAATTATTGCAGCCGCTATTCCATTCTCTACAATGACGTTCGGTATTGTAGAAGGAGTGTATGATTATAAAATAAAACGTGTAAAGCTTAAACTGCCTAATCTTCCTAAATCCTTTGAGGGACTTCGTTTGGCACAAATTTCCGACATTCACTCTGGCAGCTTTTACAACAAACGAGCAGTTCAGGGAGGAGTTGATCTGTTATTAGCCGAAAAACCAGATATGATCTTTTTTACTGGCGATTTGGTAAACGATGAAACATCAGAAGTAAAAGATTATATTGATATTTTCAACAAGGTAAAAGCTCCTTTAGGCGTTTATTCAACCTTAGGCAACCATGACTATGGAGACTATAAACAATGGTCGTCAGCAAAAGCTAAACAGCAAAACCTGGAAGATTTAAAAACTGTCCATCGTAAATCATTGGGATGGGACCTATTGATGAACGAAAACCGGATAATTGAACAAGGAGGAGAAAAGATTGCCATTATTGGTATCGAAAACTGGGGAAAGGGGCGCTTTCCAAAATATGGCCGCATGGATTTAGCTACTAAAAACACCGATGATGCTGCGGTAAAACTACTTTTATCTCATGACCCTAGTCATTGGCGTATGCAGGTGATCCCTGAGTATAAAAACATTGATGCTATGTTCGCAGGTCACACCCACGGGATGCAATTTGGCATTCAAATGGGGGATTTCCAGTGGAGTCCGATACAATACATGTATCCTGAGTGGGCAGGCTTATACACAGAAGGCAATCAGCAATTGTATGTAAATGTTGGCTACGGTTTCTTGGGATATCCTGGCCGTGTGGGTATTTACCCTGAAATCACCATTTTTGAACTTACCAGAGGGTAA
- a CDS encoding UbiA family prenyltransferase, translating into MKKVFDLFVFGNFWVALCAVAQGLLTYLFIDRDPSLAIIAILFLSTFFIYNIRIVLSYHKIVKNKNAYTSNRMKCVSSHVNTIRLLTYLSAILIIPFAIFINNKSILALSIAAMLAFVYSLPVLKNRHGGLRQIPGAKTVIISLIWASSTVLVPILDSNIHLPIFNISVLFIKRFLLVFCLAIIFDIRDIETDRYSHLKTIANQLGPIKAKRLCYLLLIIHIGLITMYDLPVGINIFLSLLAFLSIVAYLIYKSYPVKSDYFYLFWVDGMFVLQYLLVLPLTLI; encoded by the coding sequence TTGAAAAAAGTTTTCGATCTCTTTGTCTTTGGCAATTTTTGGGTGGCTCTTTGTGCGGTGGCACAAGGCTTGTTAACGTATTTATTCATTGACAGAGACCCTTCACTGGCAATTATTGCAATCCTGTTTCTCTCCACATTTTTTATTTACAACATTCGTATTGTTTTAAGCTATCATAAGATTGTAAAAAACAAGAACGCCTATACTTCTAACCGGATGAAATGTGTATCCTCCCATGTTAACACAATCCGATTGCTCACATACCTCTCCGCAATCTTAATTATTCCATTTGCGATCTTTATAAATAACAAATCCATTTTGGCTTTGAGCATTGCCGCAATGCTTGCATTTGTTTACTCCTTACCTGTTTTAAAAAACAGGCATGGTGGTTTACGCCAGATCCCTGGAGCCAAAACAGTAATCATTAGTTTAATCTGGGCATCCAGTACGGTATTAGTTCCTATACTCGATTCAAATATTCACCTCCCAATATTCAACATTAGTGTGTTATTCATTAAGCGATTCCTTCTGGTATTTTGCCTTGCTATAATTTTCGACATAAGGGACATTGAGACCGACAGATACAGCCACCTTAAAACCATTGCTAACCAATTAGGACCAATAAAAGCAAAACGATTATGCTACTTATTACTTATCATTCATATTGGATTAATAACGATGTATGACTTACCTGTCGGCATAAATATTTTCCTGTCACTTTTGGCATTTTTAAGCATTGTAGCCTATCTGATTTACAAAAGCTACCCAGTTAAAAGTGACTATTTTTATTTATTTTGGGTTGATGGAATGTTTGTCTTGCAATATTTATTGGTATTACCACTAACATTAATTTAA
- a CDS encoding DUF3857 domain-containing transglutaminase family protein, translated as MKKALLLLSLGLLNTLSSLAGDDKKYPVKDIPAELRKGADAVKRSEEYILTIDGIGSARLVHRYAITILNKHANEFTECVVQYDKLTPFKGLKGQVYDSTGVQVAKLKSSDILDVKTGGGDAFYDDNRVKAATIKHHTYPFTVEFEEESAFNGILWLPPWQPVDHFNLSVQQSTFKIIYPSTMNIRFKEMRVSTPLKQSTENDKIVLEWNLTDYPAVKSEVFAPKLNERTPLVLLAPSQFEIEGYKGDMSTWQSFGLWNYQLNADRNVLPEAMKAKVKELIANIGDKREQVKVLYEYLQKNTRYVGVQLGIGGWQTFDANYVASRGYGDCKALTNYMHSLLKEAGIPSNPTLVYAGDGGANMHIGFPSNQFNHVILNVPMEKDSIWLECTSQYNAFNYLGQFTADRWVLSFNKEGGKLIKTPVLALAENKEKREAKVIFDMDGNGKVDLKSTYCGAMQDDLSADIAMESKGELEKKLYKEINLSGVVINSFSHEVDKGKLPTVIENVKFDFNNYINISGKRLFLQPNLLNQFTWVPDKSEKRTCEIVMKFPYVDEDKIEYVMPDGFSGVESKPVDVNLKSRFGEFTTTTKVEKNTVTYYRKLVMNSGRFDASTYNELADFFAAIAKADKSKVVLLNNGGGLATN; from the coding sequence ATGAAAAAAGCATTACTTCTACTTTCTTTAGGCCTGTTAAATACATTGAGTAGTTTAGCTGGTGATGATAAAAAGTATCCGGTTAAGGATATTCCGGCTGAGTTGCGCAAAGGTGCTGATGCCGTAAAACGTTCAGAGGAATACATCCTCACCATTGATGGTATAGGATCTGCTCGATTAGTTCATCGTTATGCCATTACTATTTTAAACAAACATGCAAATGAGTTTACCGAATGCGTTGTTCAATATGATAAGTTAACTCCGTTTAAAGGCTTAAAAGGACAAGTTTATGATTCTACAGGAGTTCAAGTTGCCAAACTTAAAAGTTCCGATATATTGGATGTTAAAACAGGCGGCGGGGATGCATTTTATGATGATAACCGTGTTAAAGCTGCAACGATAAAACATCATACTTACCCTTTTACAGTTGAGTTTGAAGAAGAATCGGCATTTAACGGAATATTGTGGTTGCCTCCATGGCAGCCTGTTGATCACTTCAATCTTTCAGTGCAGCAGAGCACTTTTAAGATAATTTATCCTTCTACAATGAATATAAGGTTTAAAGAAATGCGTGTTTCTACTCCTTTAAAACAATCAACTGAAAATGATAAAATAGTTTTGGAATGGAACTTAACAGATTATCCTGCTGTAAAGTCTGAAGTTTTCGCTCCTAAATTAAATGAACGAACACCATTGGTATTATTAGCCCCTTCGCAGTTTGAAATAGAAGGTTATAAAGGTGATATGTCTACTTGGCAATCTTTTGGATTATGGAATTACCAGTTAAATGCCGATCGTAATGTTTTACCTGAAGCAATGAAAGCCAAAGTAAAAGAACTTATTGCCAATATTGGCGACAAGCGGGAACAAGTGAAAGTGCTTTATGAGTATCTTCAAAAAAATACCCGCTATGTAGGTGTTCAATTAGGTATTGGAGGATGGCAAACTTTCGATGCCAATTATGTCGCTTCACGCGGTTACGGCGATTGTAAGGCTTTAACTAATTATATGCATTCTTTACTAAAGGAAGCGGGTATACCATCCAATCCTACGCTTGTTTATGCAGGCGATGGAGGAGCCAATATGCACATAGGTTTTCCCTCCAATCAGTTTAACCACGTAATTTTAAACGTGCCTATGGAAAAAGACAGTATTTGGTTGGAATGCACAAGCCAATATAATGCATTCAATTACCTAGGTCAATTTACAGCTGATCGCTGGGTGTTGTCGTTTAATAAAGAAGGGGGTAAGTTGATCAAAACACCGGTGCTTGCACTTGCAGAGAATAAAGAAAAGAGAGAAGCGAAAGTTATTTTTGATATGGATGGTAATGGTAAGGTGGACCTTAAATCAACTTATTGTGGGGCCATGCAAGATGACTTGAGCGCAGATATAGCCATGGAAAGTAAAGGCGAATTGGAAAAAAAATTATACAAAGAAATAAACCTTTCTGGTGTAGTAATTAATAGTTTTTCGCATGAGGTTGATAAAGGCAAGTTGCCAACGGTTATCGAAAATGTAAAATTTGATTTCAATAATTATATAAACATTAGTGGTAAACGTTTATTTCTGCAGCCTAATTTGTTAAATCAGTTTACTTGGGTGCCGGATAAATCGGAGAAAAGGACCTGTGAAATAGTAATGAAATTTCCGTACGTAGACGAAGATAAAATAGAATATGTTATGCCCGATGGGTTTTCAGGTGTTGAGTCAAAACCTGTTGATGTTAATTTAAAGTCGCGATTTGGCGAGTTTACAACCACCACCAAAGTAGAAAAGAATACAGTAACTTATTACCGTAAGCTGGTAATGAATAGTGGCAGGTTTGACGCTTCAACTTATAATGAATTGGCCGATTTCTTCGCTGCCATTGCTAAAGCCGATAAATCCAAAGTGGTGCTGTTAAATAATGGAGGAGGGTTGGCAACCAATTAA
- a CDS encoding DUF3857 domain-containing protein — protein sequence MSFVSYAQKAPVKYGKVSMEEMTMPVYTPDSSANAVVLSDIGNTHFEFGQDDFEIVHERHCRIKIFNKGAFDAATVVIPYYDGLNTKEKISQLKGVTYLLENGKIAEYKLDSKGIFDEQITDSYKQRKFTLPNVKEGAVIEFAYSIRSNYVLFFKEWEFQSKYPVLWSEYNARIPEYFYYKLESQGYNSFFINEKKEAGDQFTIRWSSSISPGLGGGRTSGGSETIQARATDYRWVMKDVPAFGDDEFITTREDYVSKIKFQLQGTKYPESNYREVLNTWEKVTEAIYKTDGFASSINRTGFLKDQIKQIADQNADPTTRSIAIANFLKRNVKWNGDVNMWASQTPRTVFEKKNGSSADINLLLVGMLREAGLKANPVLLSTRRHGRVNEYYPMINNFNNVIAAVEVDTIDILLDATDANRPAYLLPEYCLNGRGRLIDEKGVGRWVDLENDQVRARKSTNINFGVKDGKLTGTIVIYAKDYAAANLRTALTAATSEDEFVKNAFKTNGVTITKHSFENVKQVDTTFVGHLSFESDGEPSANILYISPILFSGNKVSKFKAKERKFPVSYPTLSDETNLVTIEVPQGYAVEELPKSALLNLSEGGAKFTYIVGQVENKIQIRSTLSFNKKMFIADEYEGLKSFYSAILNKFSEQIVLKKISQ from the coding sequence ATGTCATTCGTCTCATATGCTCAGAAAGCTCCTGTCAAGTATGGGAAAGTGAGCATGGAAGAAATGACAATGCCAGTTTACACTCCTGACTCAAGTGCTAATGCCGTTGTATTGTCAGATATAGGCAATACACATTTTGAATTTGGACAAGATGATTTTGAAATTGTTCACGAACGTCATTGCCGGATTAAAATTTTTAATAAAGGAGCCTTTGATGCAGCAACTGTGGTTATCCCTTATTATGATGGTCTCAATACGAAGGAAAAGATTTCCCAGCTTAAAGGTGTTACTTATTTATTGGAGAATGGAAAAATTGCGGAATATAAGCTTGATAGCAAAGGTATCTTCGATGAACAGATAACTGACAGCTATAAGCAACGAAAATTTACACTGCCTAATGTAAAGGAAGGTGCTGTTATTGAGTTTGCTTATTCAATACGCTCAAACTATGTTTTGTTTTTCAAAGAGTGGGAGTTTCAGAGTAAATACCCGGTTTTGTGGAGTGAATATAATGCTAGAATTCCAGAGTATTTTTATTATAAGTTAGAAAGTCAGGGATATAACTCTTTCTTCATCAATGAGAAAAAGGAGGCCGGTGATCAATTTACTATCAGATGGTCTTCTTCAATTAGCCCAGGATTAGGAGGAGGCAGAACTTCTGGAGGATCTGAAACTATTCAGGCAAGAGCTACTGATTATCGCTGGGTGATGAAAGATGTACCAGCATTTGGAGATGATGAATTTATCACTACACGCGAGGATTATGTTTCAAAAATTAAATTTCAGCTTCAGGGTACCAAATATCCAGAATCAAACTATAGAGAAGTATTGAATACCTGGGAAAAGGTAACGGAAGCTATTTACAAAACCGACGGCTTTGCTAGTTCAATTAACCGTACAGGCTTTTTAAAAGATCAAATCAAACAGATTGCGGATCAAAATGCTGATCCGACAACCCGTTCAATTGCTATTGCTAACTTTTTAAAGAGAAATGTAAAATGGAATGGCGATGTAAACATGTGGGCATCTCAAACTCCAAGAACAGTATTTGAGAAAAAAAATGGTAGCTCTGCTGATATTAATCTGTTGCTGGTTGGTATGCTGCGTGAAGCAGGTTTAAAAGCCAACCCTGTTTTGTTAAGCACCCGAAGGCATGGTCGAGTGAATGAGTACTATCCAATGATTAATAATTTTAATAATGTGATAGCTGCTGTTGAGGTAGATACAATTGATATTTTATTAGATGCGACTGATGCTAACCGTCCCGCTTACCTTCTTCCGGAATATTGCCTAAACGGACGTGGGCGATTAATTGACGAAAAGGGTGTAGGAAGATGGGTTGATTTAGAAAACGATCAAGTACGGGCAAGAAAGTCGACAAACATAAACTTTGGGGTTAAAGATGGTAAACTTACTGGAACTATAGTAATTTATGCTAAGGACTATGCAGCGGCTAATTTAAGAACAGCACTAACTGCTGCAACATCTGAAGACGAATTTGTGAAAAATGCTTTTAAAACAAATGGGGTAACTATAACAAAGCATAGTTTCGAAAATGTAAAACAGGTTGATACAACATTCGTTGGCCATTTGTCATTTGAATCTGATGGGGAGCCTTCTGCTAATATTTTGTACATCAGTCCAATTTTATTTTCAGGAAATAAGGTAAGCAAGTTTAAAGCTAAGGAACGTAAATTCCCGGTAAGCTATCCGACCTTGAGTGATGAGACCAATTTGGTAACTATTGAAGTTCCCCAAGGCTATGCGGTGGAAGAATTACCTAAGTCGGCACTTTTGAACTTATCAGAAGGCGGAGCTAAGTTTACATACATAGTTGGGCAGGTTGAAAATAAAATTCAGATTCGCTCAACTCTCAGTTTTAATAAAAAAATGTTCATAGCCGACGAATATGAAGGGTTAAAGTCCTTTTATTCAGCAATTTTAAATAAGTTTTCTGAGCAAATTGTATTAAAAAAGATTAGCCAGTAA
- a CDS encoding response regulator transcription factor encodes MERKRIKIAVIEDDENLRFLVASRLEKEGYTVFEAANGPDGEVLVLKEEPEVVLLDWMLPGKQGSAVCSSLRQQNFENLIIMMTAKAQDVDKIDAYNFGVSDYITKPFNMDVLVALLENKVKFMLTQDKSEIHKFHNMEHHPSIHSLITTDGKKIELTILENRILLYFLKNPNKVINRDELMQVVWGYNSDVNTRTLDMHIVRLRKKIEDNPENPQLLQTVRGIGYKFNID; translated from the coding sequence ATGGAAAGGAAGAGAATCAAGATTGCAGTTATAGAAGATGATGAAAATCTCCGCTTTTTGGTTGCCAGCCGATTGGAGAAAGAGGGATATACTGTTTTTGAAGCCGCCAACGGTCCCGATGGCGAAGTTTTAGTTTTAAAGGAAGAACCCGAAGTAGTATTGCTCGACTGGATGTTGCCAGGAAAGCAAGGCTCAGCGGTTTGTTCTTCATTGCGTCAGCAAAATTTTGAGAATCTTATTATCATGATGACAGCTAAAGCGCAAGATGTGGACAAAATTGATGCATATAACTTTGGGGTTTCAGACTACATTACCAAACCATTTAATATGGATGTTTTGGTAGCTCTGTTGGAAAATAAAGTGAAGTTTATGCTTACTCAGGATAAATCGGAAATTCACAAATTCCATAACATGGAGCATCACCCAAGTATCCACTCTCTAATTACTACTGATGGTAAGAAAATTGAGCTGACTATTTTGGAAAACCGAATCCTGCTTTATTTTCTTAAAAACCCAAATAAGGTAATTAACAGAGATGAACTGATGCAGGTAGTTTGGGGATATAATTCGGATGTAAATACCCGAACTTTAGACATGCATATTGTTCGCTTGAGGAAGAAAATTGAAGATAATCCTGAAAATCCACAGCTGTTACAAACAGTAAGAGGAATAGGATATAAATTCAATATAGATTAA
- a CDS encoding sensor histidine kinase, giving the protein MESKSQQRSKYRQNLVLITSFFILISLSFVLALFLAYKFTQKFVEGQFDSDKAKVLDKSIEPYNELLNNEVPKFSLYQGFLESESVGKISKNLFANYPFISSLVFYDLEISNHKITTGLTKDHFSAEFKSIHKYQRNSQPELLYSRKKEVYNYPPSVETDFSSAMLKFISYVEQVDTNRIPDNSQIFNNFYTINDSKVSFLNVPRRQELSVYKDFFKPGSQPPSPTYEQDLVVFHLDPTKLKIENVNPQLYQNILIKSFMFDSLSTDTKHFYTTGISLPGAFSDYQLYFISTKEHLNKEIYRIFTPLAIGFIVVYLLVLFIAYLIFRNLNINQKLFKLQYDFINNLTHEFKTPVSVIKIAGDNIRSSDGLTDRERLNYGRILNEEADKLNDLMTKLLSFTQLENKSIKLKFTNINLEVFCQNLVDAYHIKYPDFNVEYQIEDIAQFETDAVLLNSVFTNMMDNAYKYSAPGNKYLNINVKRQRKAVVFKFVDQGIGIEKGELENIFKKFYKVENEFNRHGSVGIGLAFCKEIVNFMNGDISVKSKLGQGSEFKIILPLRKINSR; this is encoded by the coding sequence TTGGAAAGTAAGTCTCAACAAAGAAGTAAATACCGCCAAAACCTGGTTTTAATTACCAGTTTCTTCATACTAATCTCACTGTCATTTGTACTGGCTCTATTTTTAGCATATAAATTCACGCAAAAATTTGTTGAAGGTCAATTTGATAGTGATAAGGCCAAAGTGCTTGATAAATCTATTGAACCCTATAATGAACTTCTTAATAATGAAGTTCCAAAGTTTTCATTGTATCAGGGCTTTCTCGAATCAGAATCAGTTGGCAAAATCTCAAAGAACCTGTTTGCCAACTACCCGTTTATAAGTTCACTTGTGTTTTATGATCTGGAAATTAGTAATCATAAAATTACTACCGGATTAACAAAGGATCATTTTTCGGCAGAGTTTAAATCAATTCATAAGTATCAGCGTAATAGTCAGCCTGAGTTACTATATAGCCGCAAAAAAGAGGTTTATAACTATCCCCCTTCTGTGGAGACTGATTTTAGTAGTGCCATGTTGAAATTTATTTCATATGTGGAGCAGGTTGATACCAATCGAATTCCTGATAACAGTCAGATCTTTAATAATTTTTATACAATAAACGATAGCAAGGTCAGTTTTCTAAATGTTCCTCGCAGGCAGGAATTAAGTGTTTACAAAGATTTTTTTAAGCCAGGTTCGCAACCGCCATCGCCAACTTATGAACAAGATCTTGTTGTGTTTCACCTTGATCCAACGAAACTTAAAATTGAAAATGTAAATCCGCAATTGTATCAAAACATACTCATTAAGTCGTTTATGTTTGATTCATTGAGTACAGATACGAAGCATTTTTACACAACGGGTATATCACTTCCAGGCGCATTCTCCGACTACCAGCTTTATTTCATTTCAACCAAAGAGCATTTAAATAAAGAGATTTACCGCATTTTTACCCCATTAGCAATTGGATTTATTGTAGTGTATCTATTGGTATTGTTTATTGCATATTTAATTTTCCGAAATTTGAACATTAACCAAAAGTTATTTAAACTTCAATATGATTTTATAAATAACTTAACCCATGAATTTAAAACGCCGGTTAGTGTTATTAAGATAGCTGGGGATAATATTAGGAGCAGTGATGGACTTACGGATCGTGAACGTTTAAATTATGGCCGAATATTAAATGAAGAAGCAGATAAGCTAAACGATTTGATGACCAAGCTTTTGTCGTTTACTCAGTTAGAGAACAAATCGATAAAGCTGAAATTTACTAATATAAATCTGGAGGTGTTTTGTCAGAATCTGGTAGATGCCTATCATATAAAGTACCCTGATTTTAACGTTGAATACCAAATTGAAGATATTGCACAATTTGAAACGGACGCCGTATTGCTCAATAGTGTATTTACCAATATGATGGATAATGCCTATAAATATTCGGCTCCTGGAAATAAATATTTGAATATCAATGTGAAAAGACAGCGCAAAGCTGTGGTTTTTAAATTTGTTGATCAGGGCATAGGCATTGAAAAAGGAGAACTCGAAAATATTTTTAAGAAGTTTTATAAAGTTGAGAACGAGTTTAATCGTCATGGCAGTGTTGGTATTGGATTGGCATTCTGCAAAGAGATTGTCAATTTCATGAATGGTGATATTAGCGTAAAAAGTAAACTTGGACAGGGTTCAGAATTTAAAATTATTTTACCTTTAAGAAAGATTAATTCACGATAA